The following proteins are encoded in a genomic region of Pseudoxanthomonas suwonensis 11-1:
- a CDS encoding IS5 family transposase: MRGADVTQESLFTVAKLADFVPADHPLRSIRELADEALRRMSGLFSALYADTGRASIAPEKLMRAQLLQLFYSIRSERMLMEQLHYNLLFRWFVGIAIDEPVWDHSVFSKNRDRLNGNEVASEFLAEVVRLAEKRGLMSDEHFSVDGTLLQAWASHKSFRPKDGTPKDPPGGGHRNAQPDFKGQKRRNDTHESASDPDARLYRKGNTGAQLSYQAHVLMEHRSGLVRAACVTQASGHGERDAALAMLGSLRGRRRRTLAADKGYDTADFVAGCRAMGITPHVAQNTSHRRSAIDGRTTRHAGYAISLRTRAWIETHFGWLKAAAGMRQVKQRGLTKVEALFQLAMAASNLVRLPKLIAAGAA; this comes from the coding sequence ATGCGCGGTGCAGACGTCACTCAGGAATCGTTGTTCACGGTCGCCAAGCTCGCCGACTTCGTCCCGGCGGACCATCCGCTCCGATCCATTCGGGAGCTGGCCGATGAGGCGCTCAGGCGCATGAGCGGCCTGTTTTCGGCGCTGTACGCCGATACCGGCCGCGCCTCCATCGCGCCGGAGAAACTGATGCGGGCGCAGCTGCTGCAGCTGTTCTACTCGATCCGGAGCGAGCGGATGCTGATGGAGCAGCTCCACTACAACCTGCTGTTCCGCTGGTTCGTCGGTATCGCGATCGACGAGCCGGTCTGGGATCACTCCGTGTTCTCGAAGAACCGGGATCGCTTGAACGGAAACGAGGTGGCGAGCGAGTTTCTGGCCGAGGTGGTGCGGTTGGCGGAAAAGCGGGGCCTGATGTCGGACGAGCATTTCTCGGTCGACGGCACGCTGCTGCAGGCGTGGGCCTCGCACAAGAGCTTCCGTCCCAAGGATGGGACGCCGAAGGACCCACCGGGTGGTGGGCATCGCAACGCCCAGCCTGATTTCAAGGGTCAGAAGCGTCGCAACGACACGCACGAATCGGCCAGCGATCCGGACGCCAGGCTTTACCGCAAGGGCAATACCGGGGCGCAGCTGAGCTACCAGGCCCATGTGCTCATGGAGCATCGCAGCGGCCTGGTGCGTGCAGCGTGTGTCACGCAGGCCAGCGGCCATGGTGAGCGTGACGCGGCGTTGGCGATGCTTGGTTCGCTGCGCGGCCGACGACGGCGCACGCTGGCCGCGGACAAGGGGTACGACACGGCGGACTTCGTCGCGGGCTGTCGGGCCATGGGTATCACCCCGCACGTTGCGCAGAACACCTCGCACCGCCGCAGCGCCATCGATGGCCGCACTACCCGACACGCCGGGTATGCGATCAGCCTGCGGACGCGCGCCTGGATCGAAACGCACTTCGGATGGCTCAAGGCGGCTGCCGGAATGCGTCAGGTCAAGCAGCGCGGCCTTACGAAGGTCGAGGCGCTGTTTCAGCTGGCGATGGCGGCGAGCAACCTCGTCCGCCTGCCGAAGCTGATCGCCGCGGGGGCCGCGTGA
- a CDS encoding ATP-binding protein, whose protein sequence is MAASIGLVAFLMLAGVALDRSFAETAQNNLRQRLKAYAMAYADNIDFGRDGSLYTPEVGPDPRFHRPGSGLYAEVVLPDGRWASMSAEGPLLPEGEATLNPREERFEGPLPVTQIDGSRGEVYRYGIGLVWGERGPDAEFPYTIYVMEDTQTLDAQVRVFRGALWMNLGSAGLILLLLQAVILQWSLRPLQRVITELTRVQRGQLQRMSGHHPRELEPLTESINALIDSERENLERQRNTLADLAHSLKTPLAVLRTQLDSGAADTPLRQELDTQLRRMNDLVSYQLARAASGGHKLFSAPVPIESTAEEIVRGLEKVYTRKGVLCEFDIAADARFYGEAGDLQELLGNLLENAFKWAKHRVVLTARPGPVTSPNRRAGLLLAVDDDGPGIAPEDVAKVLQRGVRGDERVQGHGIGLSIVQDLVRDYRGELQVTRSQELGGARFEVTLPPGL, encoded by the coding sequence ATGGCGGCCTCCATCGGCCTGGTCGCATTCCTGATGCTGGCCGGCGTCGCCCTGGACCGCTCCTTCGCCGAGACCGCGCAGAACAACCTGCGCCAGCGGCTGAAGGCCTACGCCATGGCGTACGCGGACAACATCGATTTCGGCCGCGACGGTTCGCTGTACACCCCCGAGGTCGGCCCCGATCCCCGTTTCCACCGCCCCGGCAGCGGCCTCTACGCCGAGGTCGTGCTGCCTGACGGGCGCTGGGCCTCGATGTCGGCCGAGGGCCCGCTGCTGCCGGAGGGCGAGGCCACCCTCAACCCGCGCGAGGAACGCTTCGAGGGGCCGCTGCCGGTCACCCAGATCGACGGCAGCCGCGGCGAGGTCTACCGCTACGGCATCGGCCTGGTCTGGGGCGAGCGCGGGCCGGACGCCGAATTCCCGTACACCATCTACGTCATGGAGGACACGCAGACCCTGGATGCCCAGGTCCGCGTGTTCCGCGGCGCGCTGTGGATGAACCTCGGCAGCGCCGGCCTGATCCTGCTGCTGCTGCAGGCGGTGATCCTGCAGTGGAGCCTGCGCCCGCTGCAGCGGGTGATCACCGAGCTGACCAGGGTCCAGCGCGGCCAGCTGCAGCGCATGAGCGGCCACCACCCGCGCGAGCTGGAACCGCTGACCGAGAGCATCAACGCGCTGATCGATTCGGAGCGCGAGAACCTCGAGCGCCAGCGCAACACCCTGGCCGACCTGGCCCACAGCCTGAAGACCCCGCTGGCGGTGCTGCGTACCCAGCTCGACTCCGGTGCCGCGGACACGCCACTGCGCCAGGAACTGGATACCCAGCTGCGGCGCATGAACGACCTGGTCTCCTACCAGCTGGCGCGCGCCGCCTCCGGTGGCCACAAGCTGTTCTCGGCACCGGTGCCGATCGAGTCCACCGCCGAGGAGATCGTGCGCGGGCTGGAGAAGGTCTACACGCGCAAGGGCGTGCTGTGCGAGTTCGACATCGCCGCCGACGCCCGCTTCTACGGCGAGGCCGGCGACCTGCAGGAGCTGCTGGGCAACCTGCTGGAGAACGCCTTCAAGTGGGCCAAGCACCGCGTGGTGCTGACCGCGCGCCCGGGCCCTGTGACCTCGCCCAACCGCCGTGCCGGCCTGCTGCTGGCGGTGGACGACGACGGTCCCGGCATCGCCCCGGAGGACGTGGCCAAGGTGCTGCAGCGTGGCGTGCGCGGCGACGAGCGGGTGCAGGGCCACGGCATCGGCCTGTCCATCGTGCAGGACCTGGTACGCGACTACCGCGGCGAGCTGCAGGTCACCCGTTCCCAGGAACTGGGCGGCGCCCGGTTCGAAGTGACGCTGCCGCCGGGGCTTTGA
- a CDS encoding response regulator transcription factor gives MRILLVEDEAPLRETLAARLKREGFAVDAAQDGEEGLYMGREVPFDVAIIDLGLPKMSGMELIKALRDEGKNFPVLILTARSSWQDKVEGLKQGADDYLVKPFHVEELLARLNALVRRAAGWSKPVLECGPVALDLAAQTVTVSGSNVDLTSYEYKVLEYLMMHAGELVSKADLTEHIYQQDFDRDSNVLEVFIGRLRKKLDPEGELKPIETVRGRGYRFAIPRTDG, from the coding sequence ATGCGAATCCTTCTGGTCGAAGACGAGGCCCCGCTGCGGGAGACCCTCGCCGCCCGCCTCAAGCGCGAGGGCTTCGCGGTTGATGCCGCGCAGGATGGCGAGGAAGGCCTCTACATGGGACGCGAGGTCCCGTTCGACGTGGCGATCATTGACCTGGGCCTGCCCAAGATGTCGGGCATGGAGCTGATCAAGGCGCTGCGCGACGAGGGCAAGAACTTCCCGGTGCTGATCCTCACCGCCCGCTCGAGCTGGCAGGACAAGGTCGAGGGCCTCAAGCAGGGCGCCGACGACTACCTGGTCAAGCCGTTCCACGTCGAAGAGCTGCTGGCGCGCCTGAACGCGCTGGTGCGCCGCGCCGCGGGCTGGAGCAAGCCGGTGCTGGAGTGCGGCCCGGTCGCGCTGGACCTCGCCGCGCAGACGGTCACCGTCAGCGGCAGCAACGTCGACCTGACCAGCTACGAGTACAAGGTCCTCGAGTACCTGATGATGCACGCCGGCGAGCTGGTCTCGAAGGCCGACCTCACCGAGCACATCTACCAGCAGGACTTCGACCGCGACTCCAACGTGCTCGAGGTCTTCATCGGCCGCCTGCGCAAGAAGCTGGATCCGGAAGGCGAGCTCAAGCCGATCGAGACCGTGCGTGGCCGCGGCTACCGCTTCGCGATCCCGCGCACCGACGGCTGA
- the dusA gene encoding tRNA dihydrouridine(20/20a) synthase DusA gives MPAVPASYAASARLSVAPMMDWTDRHCRVFHRLLAPHARLYTEMVHANAVVLGDRGRLLGFDPVEHPVALQLGGSEPGALANATRIGAEWGYDEVNLNCGCPSDRVQAGRFGACLMREPSLVAECVAAMIEGAAASGRNVPVTVKCRLGVDEDHEYERFAAFIDAVAAAGCRTFVVHARNAWLQGLSPKENREVPPLRYDWAWRLKRERPGLEILVNGGIASEAQVHEQLAHVDGVMLGRAAYHDPYLLHRLDVALYGGELADRASLLRRLRPYVEAQLASGLALKHITRHVLGLFHGQPGGRLFRQVLSEGAHRPGAGWDLVEQALDATAGALAAG, from the coding sequence ATGCCTGCCGTCCCCGCCTCCTACGCCGCCTCCGCCCGCCTGTCCGTCGCCCCGATGATGGACTGGACGGACCGCCACTGCCGGGTGTTCCACCGCCTGCTGGCGCCGCATGCGAGGCTGTACACGGAGATGGTCCACGCCAACGCCGTGGTCCTGGGCGACCGCGGGCGGCTGCTGGGCTTCGATCCGGTCGAGCACCCGGTCGCCCTGCAGCTGGGCGGCAGCGAGCCCGGGGCGCTGGCCAATGCCACCCGCATCGGCGCCGAGTGGGGCTACGACGAGGTCAACCTCAACTGCGGCTGCCCCTCGGACCGGGTCCAGGCGGGGCGCTTTGGTGCCTGCCTGATGCGCGAGCCGAGCCTGGTGGCCGAGTGCGTGGCGGCGATGATCGAGGGCGCCGCGGCCAGCGGCCGCAATGTCCCGGTCACGGTGAAATGCCGCCTGGGCGTGGACGAGGACCACGAGTACGAGCGCTTCGCGGCCTTCATCGACGCGGTCGCCGCCGCCGGCTGCCGGACTTTCGTGGTCCACGCCCGCAACGCCTGGCTGCAGGGGCTCTCGCCCAAGGAGAACCGCGAGGTCCCGCCGCTGCGCTACGACTGGGCCTGGCGGCTCAAGCGCGAGCGCCCGGGGCTGGAGATCCTGGTCAACGGCGGGATTGCATCCGAGGCCCAGGTCCACGAGCAGCTGGCCCACGTGGACGGGGTGATGCTGGGCCGCGCGGCCTACCACGACCCCTACCTGCTGCACCGCCTGGACGTGGCCCTGTACGGCGGCGAGCTGGCCGACCGGGCAAGCCTGCTGCGCCGGCTGCGCCCCTACGTGGAGGCGCAGCTGGCCTCCGGGCTGGCGCTCAAGCACATCACCCGCCACGTCCTGGGCCTGTTCCACGGCCAGCCGGGCGGGCGCCTGTTCCGCCAGGTGCTCAGCGAGGGCGCCCACCGCCCGGGCGCCGGCTGGGACCTGGTCGAGCAGGCCCTGGACGCCACCGCCGGGGCGCTGGCCGCCGGCTGA
- a CDS encoding TonB-dependent receptor plug domain-containing protein codes for MNKLPRASALALSITALLFLPPAHAETKIEPDASGSGVATTLDRLTVTGARATGRTIENSPAPIDVISAQELESTTRTDLFEALNNTLPAWNTPVRANASDLGSMIRVGQLRGLSPNHTLVLVNGKRWHTTALFGAGGLTGQAPVDLATFPTGAIQRLEVLRDGASAIYGSDAIAGVVNIITSQQAEGGEVAYRYGVNDGGEGELHTLTARAGFGLGQEGYINFAIQYDDQDPTITSTDVPLDYPLFFLRDADGNPVVPTGSVWRPQIPEGATLDPREHEVDRGRWRWPINGRRKSELRGFTANAGTPLGESTELFAFFNHARRQAWAPQFFRPVWRDDVVRVIHPDGFQPKEEIREQSVGGTIGLRGSLAGDWQWETSVTHGQDAIRAYIHDSINPTFGLDSQTSFYLGKVRYAATTWNLDLRRGFEVGLASPLELSLGAEARQEDYRKWAGDPQSYTHGGGLILDGPNAGKPYSRAVGYSQALAGFSPDDAVEVGRDNWAVYAGLSLNPVERWTVDLAARHEDYEDFGTASTWRLSSRVELGRRWALRGTASTGFQAPALAAQAHKFTQNSPAGVTYTLQVGSPQAQALGARPLRPEESENYSIGLVFQPWDGASAALDVYRIDVDNRIATSTSISGDSYPGALPLLQSLGYGRADAVSYLLNAANTRNEGVEATFEASSDLGRFGSVRWTAAGNWTRGELRSVAPTPAVLADYDVPVFSRGNSNLLLLLSPKSKQILSADWELGRWSTLLRFTRYGSLERYGVPVGRPASEEVAYTLDPVWITDLDIGFQLNDHLRLAVTASNLFNQLPDRLPAVLTQPGQYYSYPVNGPVSADGGFYSASIEYRW; via the coding sequence ATGAACAAGCTCCCCCGGGCCAGCGCACTGGCCCTTTCGATCACTGCGCTTCTCTTCCTGCCGCCAGCCCACGCCGAAACCAAGATCGAGCCGGATGCCAGCGGCAGCGGCGTGGCCACCACCCTCGACCGCCTGACCGTGACCGGCGCGCGTGCCACCGGCCGCACCATCGAGAACAGCCCGGCGCCGATCGACGTGATCAGCGCCCAGGAACTGGAAAGCACCACCCGCACCGACCTGTTCGAGGCGCTCAACAACACCCTGCCGGCCTGGAACACCCCCGTGCGGGCCAATGCCTCGGACCTGGGCAGCATGATCCGCGTCGGCCAGCTGCGCGGCCTCAGTCCCAACCACACCCTGGTCCTGGTCAACGGCAAGCGCTGGCATACCACCGCGCTGTTCGGCGCCGGCGGTCTTACCGGCCAGGCGCCGGTGGACCTGGCCACCTTCCCGACCGGTGCGATCCAGCGCCTCGAGGTGCTGCGCGATGGTGCCTCGGCGATCTACGGCTCGGACGCCATCGCCGGCGTGGTCAACATCATCACCAGCCAGCAGGCCGAGGGCGGGGAGGTGGCCTACCGCTACGGCGTCAACGACGGCGGCGAGGGCGAGCTGCACACGCTCACCGCCAGGGCGGGGTTCGGCCTGGGCCAGGAGGGCTACATCAACTTCGCGATCCAGTACGACGACCAGGACCCGACCATCACCAGCACCGACGTGCCGCTGGACTATCCGCTGTTCTTCCTGCGCGATGCCGACGGCAACCCGGTGGTGCCCACAGGCTCGGTGTGGCGGCCGCAGATCCCGGAAGGCGCCACGCTGGACCCGCGCGAACACGAGGTCGACCGCGGCAGGTGGCGCTGGCCGATCAACGGCCGGCGCAAGTCCGAGCTGCGCGGCTTCACCGCGAATGCCGGTACGCCGCTGGGCGAATCGACCGAGCTGTTCGCGTTCTTCAACCACGCCCGCCGCCAGGCCTGGGCGCCGCAGTTCTTCCGCCCGGTGTGGCGCGACGATGTGGTGCGCGTGATCCATCCGGACGGCTTCCAGCCGAAGGAGGAGATCCGCGAGCAGAGCGTGGGCGGCACCATCGGCCTGCGCGGCAGCCTGGCCGGCGACTGGCAGTGGGAAACCAGCGTGACCCACGGCCAGGACGCGATCCGCGCCTATATCCACGACTCCATCAACCCGACCTTCGGCCTGGACAGCCAGACCAGCTTCTACCTGGGCAAGGTGCGCTACGCGGCCACCACCTGGAACCTGGACCTGCGCCGCGGCTTCGAGGTCGGCCTGGCCAGTCCGCTGGAACTGTCGCTGGGCGCGGAGGCGCGCCAGGAGGATTACCGCAAGTGGGCCGGCGATCCGCAGTCCTACACCCACGGCGGCGGGCTGATCCTGGACGGCCCCAACGCCGGCAAGCCGTACAGCCGCGCGGTGGGCTACTCGCAGGCGCTGGCCGGCTTCAGCCCAGACGACGCGGTCGAGGTCGGGCGCGACAACTGGGCGGTGTACGCCGGCCTGTCCCTCAACCCGGTGGAGCGCTGGACCGTGGACCTGGCCGCCCGCCACGAGGACTACGAGGATTTCGGCACCGCCTCGACCTGGCGCCTGTCCTCGCGCGTGGAGCTGGGCCGGCGCTGGGCGCTGCGCGGCACCGCCAGCACCGGTTTCCAGGCGCCGGCACTGGCCGCCCAGGCGCACAAGTTCACCCAGAACTCGCCGGCCGGCGTGACCTACACCCTGCAGGTGGGCTCGCCGCAGGCCCAGGCGCTGGGCGCGCGGCCGCTGAGACCGGAGGAGTCGGAAAATTACAGCATCGGCCTGGTGTTCCAGCCCTGGGACGGCGCCAGCGCGGCGCTGGACGTGTACCGGATCGACGTGGACAACCGCATCGCCACCTCCACCTCGATCTCCGGCGACAGCTATCCCGGTGCGCTGCCGCTGCTGCAGTCGCTGGGCTACGGGCGCGCCGACGCGGTCTCCTACCTGCTCAACGCGGCCAATACCCGCAACGAGGGCGTGGAGGCGACGTTCGAGGCTTCCAGCGACCTGGGCCGCTTCGGCTCGGTACGCTGGACCGCCGCCGGCAACTGGACCCGCGGCGAGCTGCGCAGCGTGGCGCCCACGCCGGCGGTGCTGGCCGACTACGACGTGCCGGTGTTCAGCCGCGGCAACTCCAACCTGTTGCTGCTGCTGTCACCCAAGAGCAAGCAGATCCTCAGCGCCGACTGGGAGCTGGGCCGCTGGAGCACCCTGCTGCGGTTCACCCGCTACGGCTCGCTGGAGCGCTACGGCGTCCCGGTCGGCCGCCCGGCCTCGGAGGAGGTGGCCTACACCCTCGACCCGGTCTGGATCACCGACCTGGACATCGGCTTCCAGCTCAACGACCACCTGCGCCTGGCGGTGACCGCCAGCAACCTGTTCAACCAGCTGCCCGACAGGCTGCCGGCGGTCCTGACCCAGCCGGGCCAGTACTACTCGTATCCGGTCAATGGCCCGGTCTCGGCCGACGGCGGCTTCTACTCGGCCAGCATCGAGTACCGCTGGTAG
- a CDS encoding dipeptidase yields the protein MSALHLHRPLPLSRTIAALVLSLAVAACGEKNANPEPTAAPGQSPGATASAGPAAVHREVLVLDGHADVLLPDTPKRYWLEGDGKRTSFERVRQGGVDAIVFSIAVGPGPEDAQGLAKARQDADAKLAAVQEWIAGSNGQAELARSAGDVERLHGEGKVAVLLGFQNARILGTDLAAFDRFHQAGVRVAGLTHAGHNAFADSSRPQDGVAERHGGLSELGRQAVARFNDLGVLIDVSQLTPAGVKQVLELSRAPVVATHSNARALVDNGRNLSDEELDLVKAKGGVVLVTPFKPYLRGPDDAWRERIGQLRSEVGLPAQFTVANEGSEALDTATRDRFLDALKKNEQPATLSDLVDHIDYIARRIGVEHVGIGTDFDHGAGVEGFDSEADAANVTAELLRRGYTREQVAAIWGGNFLRALRAAEAAAQG from the coding sequence ATGTCCGCACTGCACCTGCATCGCCCGCTGCCGCTGTCCCGCACCATCGCCGCCCTGGTCCTGTCGCTGGCGGTGGCCGCCTGCGGCGAGAAGAACGCCAACCCGGAGCCCACCGCCGCGCCTGGCCAGTCCCCCGGCGCTACCGCCTCCGCCGGCCCGGCCGCGGTCCACCGCGAGGTGCTGGTGCTCGATGGCCATGCCGACGTGCTGCTGCCCGATACGCCGAAGCGCTACTGGCTGGAAGGCGACGGCAAGCGCACCAGCTTCGAGCGCGTGCGCCAGGGTGGGGTGGACGCGATCGTGTTCTCGATCGCGGTCGGCCCCGGCCCGGAGGATGCCCAGGGCCTGGCCAAGGCCAGGCAGGATGCCGACGCCAAACTGGCGGCGGTGCAGGAGTGGATCGCCGGCTCCAACGGCCAGGCCGAACTGGCGCGCAGCGCCGGCGACGTCGAGCGCCTGCATGGCGAGGGCAAGGTCGCGGTGCTGCTGGGCTTCCAGAACGCGCGCATCCTCGGCACCGACCTGGCCGCGTTCGACCGCTTCCACCAGGCCGGCGTGCGCGTGGCCGGGCTGACCCATGCCGGGCACAACGCCTTCGCCGATTCCTCGCGTCCGCAGGACGGGGTGGCCGAACGCCATGGCGGCCTGAGCGAACTCGGCCGCCAGGCGGTGGCGCGCTTCAACGATCTCGGCGTGCTGATCGACGTCTCCCAGCTCACCCCCGCCGGGGTGAAGCAGGTGCTGGAGCTGAGTCGCGCGCCGGTGGTGGCCACCCATTCCAATGCCCGCGCGCTGGTGGACAACGGCCGCAACCTCTCCGACGAGGAACTGGACCTGGTCAAGGCCAAGGGCGGGGTGGTGCTGGTGACGCCGTTCAAGCCGTACCTGCGCGGGCCCGACGACGCCTGGCGCGAGCGCATCGGCCAACTGCGCAGCGAGGTCGGGCTGCCGGCGCAGTTCACGGTCGCCAACGAGGGATCCGAGGCGCTCGACACCGCCACGCGCGACCGCTTCCTCGACGCGCTGAAGAAGAACGAGCAGCCGGCCACGCTGTCCGACCTGGTCGACCACATCGACTACATCGCCAGGCGCATCGGCGTGGAGCACGTGGGCATCGGCACCGACTTCGACCACGGCGCCGGCGTCGAGGGCTTCGACAGCGAGGCCGACGCGGCCAACGTCACCGCCGAGCTGCTGCGCCGCGGCTACACCCGCGAGCAGGTCGCCGCGATCTGGGGCGGCAACTTCCTGCGCGCGTTGCGCGCCGCCGAGGCTGCCGCACAGGGCTGA
- a CDS encoding peroxiredoxin family protein, with product MRHAYRSILRHGLGLMLALCAAQALAAAPQPAEGRWRGEFAVNGEVLPFNFELTGLDSEAPRLTLINGSRRDHFVVERQPDGSIRALMNTYDAALEARVEEGSGGRRLVGHYRDLVPRRNGANDLAFVAEHGREWRFVQPGRDIGSEASLDGKWAILNRDRSAGQNQVALLKQEGTRLTGVFMTVVGDTRELEGVVQGDRFWLSHFSGPSPVLIRGTIEDGQIQGAINFGIYNVAKFEGHRSDEVELPDPYRLTYLKDGQRTLDFSFPDLQGRPVSLRDDKYRGKVVIVEVIGTWCPNCTDQTQFLAPWFRQNQQRGVEAIAVAFEQEDSFEYFQQRLGRFRDFFDIRYDIVYGGLADKKLATERLRGLNYMAAFPTTIIIDRRGEVREIYTGYTGTVTGEYYEQYVARFNALLDELLAEPDPYAGTAAR from the coding sequence ATGCGCCACGCCTACCGCTCCATCCTCCGCCACGGCCTTGGCCTGATGCTGGCGCTGTGCGCCGCGCAGGCGCTGGCCGCCGCGCCGCAGCCGGCGGAAGGGCGCTGGCGCGGCGAATTCGCCGTCAATGGCGAGGTGTTGCCGTTCAACTTCGAACTCACCGGGCTGGACAGTGAAGCTCCGCGCCTGACCCTGATCAACGGCAGCCGCCGCGACCACTTCGTGGTGGAGCGCCAGCCCGACGGCAGCATCCGCGCGCTGATGAACACCTATGACGCCGCGCTTGAGGCACGGGTGGAGGAGGGTTCCGGCGGCAGGCGCCTGGTGGGCCACTACCGGGACCTGGTGCCCAGGCGCAACGGCGCCAACGACCTGGCCTTCGTCGCCGAGCACGGCCGGGAGTGGCGCTTCGTGCAGCCCGGCAGGGACATCGGCAGCGAGGCCAGCCTCGACGGCAAGTGGGCCATCCTCAACCGTGACCGCAGTGCCGGCCAGAACCAGGTCGCGCTGCTGAAGCAGGAAGGCACGCGCCTGACCGGGGTGTTCATGACCGTGGTCGGCGACACCCGCGAGCTGGAAGGCGTGGTGCAGGGCGACCGCTTCTGGCTGTCGCACTTCAGCGGCCCCAGCCCGGTGCTGATCCGCGGCACCATCGAGGACGGCCAGATCCAGGGTGCGATCAACTTCGGCATCTACAACGTGGCCAAGTTCGAGGGCCACCGCAGCGACGAGGTGGAGCTGCCCGATCCCTACCGCCTGACCTACCTCAAGGACGGCCAGCGCACCCTGGACTTCAGCTTCCCCGACCTGCAGGGCCGTCCGGTCTCGCTGAGGGACGACAAGTACCGCGGCAAGGTGGTGATCGTCGAGGTGATCGGCACCTGGTGCCCGAACTGCACCGACCAGACACAGTTCCTGGCGCCGTGGTTCCGGCAGAACCAGCAGCGCGGCGTGGAGGCCATCGCCGTGGCCTTCGAGCAGGAGGACAGCTTCGAGTACTTCCAGCAGCGCCTGGGCCGGTTCCGCGACTTCTTCGACATCCGCTACGACATCGTCTACGGCGGCCTGGCCGACAAGAAACTCGCCACCGAACGGTTGCGGGGCCTGAACTACATGGCCGCGTTCCCGACCACGATCATCATCGACCGCAGAGGCGAGGTCCGCGAGATCTACACCGGCTATACCGGCACCGTGACCGGCGAGTATTACGAGCAGTACGTGGCCAGGTTCAACGCCCTGCTGGACGAGCTGCTGGCCGAACCCGATCCCTACGCGGGCACGGCCGCACGTTGA
- a CDS encoding HAD family hydrolase gives MQDIRLVGFDGDDTLWRSEDYYRAAEKRYEEIIGRYIDLHDARTLRHLLEVERRNLKVFGYGVKGMTLSMIEAAIELTDARISARDLQQVVDIGRDTLGHPVELLHGIREAVEAVAARWPVVLVTKGDLFHQEDKIARSGLADLFPRIEIVSEKDPPTYARVLAEFGIEPQQFVMVGNSLRSDIEPVVRLGGWGVHVPYAITWAHEAEHGLAEEHPRVRTVASAAELPEAIAGIVADVAAG, from the coding sequence ATGCAAGACATCCGCCTGGTCGGCTTCGACGGCGACGACACCCTGTGGCGCAGCGAGGACTACTACCGCGCCGCGGAGAAGCGCTACGAGGAGATCATCGGCCGCTACATCGACCTGCACGACGCACGCACCCTGCGCCACCTGCTCGAGGTCGAGCGCCGCAACCTCAAGGTGTTCGGCTACGGCGTAAAGGGCATGACCCTGTCGATGATCGAGGCCGCCATCGAGCTGACCGATGCCCGCATCTCCGCCCGCGACCTGCAGCAGGTGGTGGACATCGGCCGCGACACCCTGGGCCATCCGGTCGAACTGCTGCACGGCATCCGCGAGGCGGTCGAGGCCGTGGCCGCGCGCTGGCCGGTGGTGCTGGTGACCAAGGGCGACCTGTTCCACCAGGAGGACAAGATCGCCCGCTCCGGACTGGCTGACCTGTTCCCGCGCATCGAGATCGTGTCCGAGAAGGATCCGCCCACCTATGCGCGGGTGCTGGCCGAGTTCGGGATCGAGCCGCAGCAGTTCGTGATGGTCGGCAACTCGCTGCGCTCGGACATCGAACCGGTGGTGCGCCTGGGCGGCTGGGGCGTGCACGTGCCCTATGCCATCACCTGGGCGCACGAGGCCGAGCACGGCCTGGCCGAGGAACACCCGCGCGTGCGGACCGTGGCCAGCGCGGCGGAACTCCCCGAAGCCATCGCCGGGATCGTGGCGGATGTGGCGGCCGGCTGA
- a CDS encoding EF-hand domain-containing protein — translation MKKLNTRTPTGLLFLGMIAAAPLAFAQSTEPTGQPAPTQGGTPAATQAPQSGSGQGQSWADLDKDGNGSISRDEAKAHAALSGVFATADTDGDGELTAEEYRTFIQNQQQGGSATP, via the coding sequence ATGAAGAAGCTCAACACCCGCACCCCGACCGGCCTGCTGTTCCTGGGAATGATTGCCGCCGCGCCGCTGGCGTTCGCGCAGAGCACCGAGCCCACCGGCCAGCCGGCCCCGACCCAGGGTGGCACCCCCGCCGCCACGCAGGCACCGCAGTCCGGCAGCGGCCAGGGCCAGAGCTGGGCCGACCTGGACAAGGACGGCAACGGCAGCATCAGCCGCGACGAGGCCAAGGCCCATGCCGCGCTCTCGGGCGTGTTCGCCACCGCTGATACCGACGGCGACGGCGAACTGACCGCCGAGGAGTACCGCACCTTCATCCAGAACCAGCAGCAGGGCGGCAGCGCCACGCCGTAA
- a CDS encoding CPXCG motif-containing cysteine-rich protein has protein sequence MEEWLTVQCPWCGESFDTAVDAGAGDQQYVEDCQVCCQPILLDVAVDAGGQASLAARREGGD, from the coding sequence GACCGTGCAGTGCCCGTGGTGCGGCGAGTCGTTCGACACCGCGGTCGATGCCGGCGCCGGCGACCAGCAGTACGTGGAGGACTGCCAGGTCTGCTGCCAGCCGATCCTGCTGGACGTGGCCGTGGACGCCGGGGGCCAGGCCTCGCTGGCAGCGAGGCGCGAGGGCGGGGACTGA